Proteins from one Caldicoprobacter guelmensis genomic window:
- a CDS encoding TatD family nuclease-associated radical SAM protein, whose translation MDTYVYRLGDALYVNLTNRCTNCCDFCIRNTRDGMGEYNLWLDREPTVEEVLQQIGDPTQYSEIVFCGFGEPMLRLEELIEIAREIKKKGGKVRINTNGQANLYYGRNVVPLLEGIVDVISISLNAPTAEQYDAICHSIYGREAFEGVLEFARECVKVIPTVVLSVVDVLSSEDIEKCRNIAESIGAQLRVRQMIE comes from the coding sequence ATGGACACCTATGTTTACAGGCTAGGGGATGCCTTGTACGTCAATTTGACCAATCGGTGCACCAACTGCTGTGATTTTTGTATACGAAATACCCGCGATGGTATGGGAGAGTATAACCTATGGCTTGATAGGGAACCTACGGTTGAGGAGGTATTACAACAGATAGGAGACCCTACTCAGTACAGCGAAATAGTGTTTTGTGGTTTTGGAGAGCCAATGCTCCGGCTTGAAGAGCTGATAGAGATTGCTCGAGAAATAAAGAAAAAAGGGGGGAAGGTGAGAATCAATACCAACGGCCAGGCTAATCTGTATTACGGCAGGAATGTGGTACCGTTGCTTGAAGGGATAGTGGATGTGATCTCCATAAGCCTTAATGCGCCCACTGCTGAACAGTACGATGCTATATGCCATTCAATTTACGGCAGAGAGGCCTTCGAAGGCGTGCTGGAGTTTGCCAGAGAGTGCGTTAAGGTAATCCCCACGGTGGTGCTTTCGGTGGTGGATGTGTTATCTTCGGAGGATATTGAAAAATGCCGTAACATTGCTGAGAGTATAGGGGCACAGCTAAGGGTGCGGCAGATGATAGAATAA